Proteins encoded in a region of the Bradyrhizobium sp. CB3481 genome:
- a CDS encoding DUF938 domain-containing protein — MSDRPNIDPYPLSPYVAWAGNRNKDAILKTFEELFPTKGAALEVATGAGLHINYFAPCFPERSVSAFRLRSKRFRDHQKEPHRRR; from the coding sequence ATGTCCGATAGACCCAATATCGATCCGTATCCGCTCAGCCCTTATGTCGCCTGGGCGGGCAACCGCAATAAGGATGCGATTCTAAAAACGTTCGAAGAACTCTTTCCTACTAAGGGCGCCGCTCTTGAAGTAGCGACTGGTGCCGGATTGCATATCAATTACTTCGCACCATGTTTTCCGGAACGTTCGGTTTCAGCCTTCCGATTACGATCAAAGCGTTTTCGAGACCATCAAAAGGAACCGCATCGAAGACGATAA
- the istA gene encoding IS21 family transposase: protein MQVVLPPRGITRLPGQHVTDHQMRLYMKYRQTDTPPVAAAKASFSTSTAYRIEKDIRLPSQKKDARSRRRPDPLAGVFETEVVPMLKAAPGVRPVAIFEEMLRRHPELGAGIRRTLERRVRAWRAIHGEEQEVIFRQTHEVGQVGLSDFTDVGELGVTIAGMPLDHRLYHFRLAYCGFEHAHVVLGGESFVALAEGLQNALWSLGGAPREHRTDSLSAAFCNLDRNARDDLTRRYEDLCAHYGMRPSRNNRGIAHENGAIESSHGHLKRTIADALLLRGTADFDDLAAYRGFIDEIVSRRNARNAKRIDHERATLQALPDRRTSDYEEVIVRVTSSGGFTLRKVFYTVPSRLIGHQLRVRLYDDRLDVFVGGTHLVTLPRGRPHPNGKHDQVVDYRHVIHSLRRKPMALLNLVYRDRLFPRDAYRRTFDRLRERLPDRKACRLMVELLALAHERGCEAELAGQLAADLDAGQLPDLGRLRAHFAPDPACVPQVMVQLAPPASYECLIGAGQIGDAA, encoded by the coding sequence ATGCAAGTGGTTCTTCCGCCAAGAGGAATCACTCGTTTGCCAGGCCAACACGTCACAGATCACCAGATGAGGCTCTACATGAAGTACCGTCAGACCGATACCCCGCCCGTGGCCGCCGCCAAGGCCTCGTTCAGCACCTCGACCGCTTATCGGATCGAGAAGGATATTCGCCTTCCATCGCAGAAGAAGGACGCCCGCAGTCGTCGCCGGCCGGACCCGTTGGCCGGTGTGTTTGAGACAGAAGTGGTGCCAATGCTCAAGGCCGCCCCCGGCGTGCGGCCGGTAGCGATCTTCGAGGAGATGTTACGGCGCCATCCTGAGCTCGGAGCTGGAATCCGCCGCACGCTGGAGCGCCGGGTCCGCGCCTGGCGGGCGATCCACGGCGAGGAGCAAGAGGTCATCTTCCGCCAGACCCACGAAGTGGGTCAGGTCGGCCTATCCGACTTCACCGACGTGGGCGAGCTTGGGGTCACCATCGCGGGCATGCCGCTCGATCATCGCCTCTATCACTTCCGGTTGGCCTATTGCGGATTTGAGCACGCCCATGTCGTGCTCGGTGGCGAGAGCTTCGTCGCTTTGGCCGAAGGGCTGCAGAATGCCCTGTGGTCGCTCGGTGGGGCACCGCGGGAGCATCGGACCGACAGCCTGTCGGCCGCCTTCTGCAATCTCGATCGTAATGCGAGGGACGATCTGACCCGGCGGTACGAGGACCTCTGCGCCCATTACGGCATGCGGCCTTCCCGCAACAATCGCGGCATCGCCCACGAGAACGGGGCGATCGAGAGCTCGCATGGCCATCTCAAACGGACGATCGCCGATGCGCTGCTGTTGCGCGGCACTGCCGACTTCGACGATCTCGCCGCCTATCGCGGCTTCATCGACGAGATCGTTAGCCGCCGCAATGCCCGCAACGCCAAGCGGATCGACCACGAGCGCGCCACCCTGCAGGCGTTGCCAGATCGCCGTACCTCGGACTACGAGGAGGTGATTGTCCGCGTGACGTCAAGTGGCGGCTTCACCTTGCGCAAGGTATTCTATACCGTGCCGTCACGCCTGATCGGTCACCAGCTGCGGGTGCGCCTTTACGACGATCGTCTCGACGTATTCGTCGGCGGCACCCATCTCGTCACCCTGCCGCGTGGGCGGCCGCATCCCAACGGCAAGCACGACCAGGTCGTCGATTATCGGCACGTGATCCATTCCTTGCGGCGCAAGCCAATGGCGCTGCTCAATCTCGTCTACCGTGATCGGCTGTTCCCGCGCGATGCCTATCGCCGAACCTTCGATCGCTTGCGCGAACGATTGCCGGACAGGAAAGCTTGCCGGCTCATGGTCGAACTGCTCGCGCTGGCGCACGAGCGCGGCTGCGAGGCCGAACTCGCCGGTCAGCTCGCCGCCGACCTCGACGCCGGCCAACTGCCCGACCTCGGACGGCTGCGCGCCCACTTCGCGCCCGATCCTGCCTGCGTGCCGCAGGTCATGGTGCAGCTTGCCCCGCCTGCCAGCTATGAGTGCCTCATCGGCGCCGGCCAGATCGGAGACGCCGCATGA
- a CDS encoding transposase: MGLDSKKDVHLDGSTTGSVSRLEVLEGPSGRRVRSEAERARIVAESLLPGAQVSEVARKHGATRWQIYDWRRRFRQRGMLPPCEASEPTFAPLVVEGALEERQVPAIKLEIAIGDVVLRTDMAIDAEQLSRVIRAVRASR, translated from the coding sequence ATGGGATTGGACAGCAAAAAGGACGTCCATTTGGACGGCTCAACGACGGGGTCGGTGAGCCGGCTGGAGGTTCTTGAAGGACCATCGGGGCGCCGCGTACGTTCGGAAGCTGAGAGAGCTCGGATCGTCGCCGAGAGTTTGTTACCCGGTGCCCAGGTGTCCGAGGTGGCGCGCAAGCACGGAGCGACGCGCTGGCAGATCTACGATTGGCGACGGCGGTTTCGACAGCGAGGCATGTTGCCGCCGTGCGAGGCATCGGAGCCGACATTCGCGCCGCTGGTCGTGGAAGGTGCGTTGGAGGAGCGTCAGGTTCCGGCGATCAAGCTTGAGATCGCGATCGGCGATGTCGTGCTGCGGACGGATATGGCCATTGATGCCGAGCAGTTGTCCCGAGTGATCCGCGCGGTGCGAGCGTCACGATGA
- a CDS encoding prolyl oligopeptidase family serine peptidase: MDAIFDSRPTLDQPDDDPHLWLEAIDSPEVLAWVDARNAETLSRYGGAAFMRDRDIVLDLLDRPDRIPTVQRYGDLVYNYWTDAEHPRGLWRRTTEAGYRTGTPTWQVLLDLDALAWTEGEDWVWAGATILPRTHDRALLRLSRGGSDASVLREFDLCNVAFVEDGFTLPEAKGEAVWLDRDTLLLSSAFGPNMATRSGYARTVRLWPRGCNPLDAAVLFETEPANLSVGGWADHQTGTERLTFVECTSFFDATIHLGDRSGPRARLDLPSHVNVNLHQNWLSLRLRQPWTIDASRYQPDTVLVIALTDFLAGGRNFTVLWKPGERQALQYVFWSAGRLILYILNDLRPMHLVCELQEDGWAQWTLPGLPALGSVDIWPLDGYSEEADGTLLATAHDPLTPPTLFKFPPALSAPCVLRQSPTLFDVRGLRVSRHEAISADGTRVPYVQVGPATLAGDAPVHLTAYGGFRHTLLPTYQPVLGRLWLERGGTCVTANIRGGGEFGTSWHDAGRREGKARAHDDLAAVAADLVARGVTRPDRIAAQGGSNGGLLIANMLTRHPEHFGALFCTVPLIDMRRYAKLLAGASWIAEFGDPDNVEDWSFLSEISAYHTVQAGRPYPPILLATTRRDDRVHPGHARKMAEKLRRLGCDVSFYESDAGGHGYGKDNEQNASFIALGLTFLRRAIGWDSL, encoded by the coding sequence ATGGATGCAATCTTCGATTCCAGACCAACGCTCGACCAGCCAGATGATGACCCACACCTTTGGCTTGAGGCGATCGATAGTCCTGAGGTTCTGGCTTGGGTCGACGCTCGCAATGCCGAGACGCTGTCCCGATATGGGGGTGCAGCTTTTATGCGCGACCGGGACATCGTGCTCGACTTGCTTGATCGACCAGACCGCATCCCAACAGTCCAACGTTACGGCGACCTTGTCTACAACTATTGGACGGATGCGGAACACCCCCGTGGGTTGTGGCGCCGGACAACAGAGGCCGGGTACCGCACGGGTACACCGACGTGGCAGGTGCTCCTGGACCTGGATGCTCTGGCTTGGACGGAAGGTGAGGACTGGGTATGGGCGGGAGCCACGATCCTCCCGCGAACTCATGATCGTGCGCTCCTGCGCTTGAGCCGGGGCGGAAGCGACGCCAGCGTCTTGCGCGAGTTCGATCTGTGCAATGTTGCCTTTGTTGAGGACGGTTTCACCTTACCCGAAGCCAAAGGCGAAGCGGTCTGGCTCGACCGTGACACGCTGCTGCTATCGAGCGCGTTCGGACCGAATATGGCAACGCGCTCCGGCTATGCACGCACCGTGCGGCTATGGCCGCGCGGGTGTAACCCACTGGATGCGGCCGTGCTGTTCGAAACCGAACCTGCAAACTTGAGCGTCGGGGGATGGGCCGACCATCAGACAGGGACAGAGCGACTGACGTTCGTGGAGTGCACGAGTTTCTTTGATGCGACGATCCACCTCGGCGATCGTTCGGGCCCGCGCGCGCGCCTCGACCTACCCTCGCATGTTAATGTGAACCTCCATCAGAACTGGCTCTCCCTGCGTCTGCGGCAGCCCTGGACAATTGACGCGAGCAGATACCAACCCGATACGGTCCTCGTCATCGCTTTGACGGACTTTCTCGCGGGCGGGCGTAACTTCACCGTCCTGTGGAAACCGGGCGAACGACAAGCGCTCCAATATGTATTTTGGTCGGCTGGCCGGCTGATACTCTACATTCTGAACGATTTACGCCCGATGCACCTGGTTTGCGAGTTGCAGGAAGACGGCTGGGCGCAGTGGACCTTGCCTGGCCTGCCCGCACTTGGCAGCGTCGATATCTGGCCTCTCGATGGCTACTCGGAGGAAGCTGACGGGACGCTGCTCGCGACGGCACATGATCCCTTGACCCCGCCGACGCTCTTTAAATTCCCTCCCGCGCTCAGCGCACCGTGCGTGCTACGTCAGTCGCCCACCCTCTTTGACGTGCGGGGTTTGCGCGTCTCTCGTCATGAGGCAATCTCGGCGGATGGGACCCGCGTGCCCTACGTCCAAGTCGGGCCAGCGACCCTCGCCGGCGACGCTCCCGTCCATCTCACCGCGTATGGCGGTTTCCGTCACACACTGCTGCCCACTTATCAGCCAGTGCTCGGTAGACTTTGGTTGGAGCGAGGCGGCACCTGCGTGACCGCCAACATTAGAGGCGGCGGTGAATTCGGCACCAGCTGGCATGACGCCGGGCGCCGAGAGGGCAAGGCACGTGCGCATGATGATTTGGCGGCGGTCGCTGCCGACTTGGTGGCACGCGGGGTAACACGGCCTGACAGGATTGCGGCCCAAGGCGGGTCGAACGGGGGCCTGCTCATCGCCAACATGCTAACGCGCCATCCGGAGCACTTCGGTGCGTTATTCTGCACGGTTCCGCTGATCGATATGCGACGCTACGCCAAACTCCTGGCCGGGGCGAGTTGGATCGCGGAATTTGGCGATCCAGACAATGTTGAAGATTGGTCGTTCCTCAGTGAAATCTCCGCCTATCATACGGTGCAAGCAGGTCGCCCGTACCCGCCGATCCTACTTGCCACAACACGTCGAGACGACCGCGTGCATCCCGGGCACGCGCGCAAAATGGCTGAAAAGCTACGTAGGCTTGGCTGCGATGTCTCCTTTTATGAGTCAGACGCCGGCGGACACGGCTACGGCAAGGACAACGAGCAGAACGCCTCTTTCATAGCACTCGGATTAACCTTTCTACGTCGCGCCATCGGATGGGACAGCCTGTAG
- a CDS encoding carbohydrate porin → MKIRPVLNWSTSNAGILLLDETGYQNKAAPGVPETWLRAGAGFNNSSYTNLQYPNQPRANANSVFYVAADRQLWQSDVEGSASCGIYRGFSAMYAPPDLNKVSQYFELRLYAKGLFDSRPGDQIAIVATNTAWSNFAVDAALATCSEIVGVYVDILLTPERLEACPHKRATIPAQL, encoded by the coding sequence CTGAAAATCCGACCGGTTTTAAACTGGAGCACGTCCAACGCGGGCATTCTTCTGCTTGATGAAACTGGCTATCAGAACAAAGCTGCTCCGGGTGTGCCCGAGACCTGGTTGCGGGCAGGCGCCGGTTTCAACAACAGCAGCTACACGAACCTGCAGTATCCGAACCAACCGAGAGCCAACGCGAACAGTGTCTTCTACGTCGCTGCGGACAGGCAGCTCTGGCAATCTGATGTCGAGGGCTCGGCATCTTGTGGTATCTATCGTGGATTCTCTGCGATGTACGCTCCCCCTGACCTGAATAAAGTCAGTCAGTATTTTGAGCTTCGTCTTTATGCGAAGGGACTATTTGACAGCCGGCCCGGTGATCAGATTGCTATTGTTGCCACCAACACAGCGTGGAGCAACTTTGCAGTGGACGCTGCATTGGCCACATGCTCTGAAATTGTTGGTGTCTACGTCGATATTCTTCTAACTCCCGAACGGCTAGAGGCGTGTCCTCATAAGCGGGCCACAATTCCGGCTCAGCTTTAA
- a CDS encoding transposase domain-containing protein translates to MLASIVATCKLNDVNPAAYIAETLEAIIDGHPHSRIEDLMPWRFRKSSSSPNNGPG, encoded by the coding sequence TTGCTCGCGTCGATCGTCGCCACCTGCAAGCTCAACGACGTCAACCCGGCTGCCTACATCGCCGAAACACTCGAGGCGATCATCGACGGCCATCCTCATAGCAGGATCGAAGACCTCATGCCGTGGCGATTCCGCAAATCGTCAAGCAGCCCCAATAATGGTCCCGGCTAA
- the ccoP gene encoding cytochrome-c oxidase, cbb3-type subunit III: MTDHIKIDSVSGTATTGHQWDGIKELNTPLPRWWVVTFYLTIIWAIGYWIVYPAWPLLTGNTTGILHYSSRADVAVELAKLKKMRGEKMAAMAAASLSDIEKDRALLALARARGKTAFGDNCAPCHGTGATGSKGYPNLNDDDWLWGGSLEQIMQTIRFGARSGNDNGHQGEMVAFGKDGMLNPEQIVTVANYVRSLSGLPTRADYSAAEGAKIFAENCVACHGENAKGNQEVGAPDLTDKIWLYGSEEATLVETITNGRAGVMPAWDGRLDPLTLKAMAAYVHSLGGGK, encoded by the coding sequence ATGACCGATCACATCAAAATCGATAGCGTCTCGGGAACTGCGACCACGGGCCATCAGTGGGACGGCATTAAGGAATTGAACACACCGCTGCCGCGCTGGTGGGTTGTGACTTTCTATCTCACGATAATCTGGGCGATCGGCTATTGGATCGTCTATCCGGCCTGGCCGCTACTCACTGGGAACACGACTGGTATCCTCCATTACTCATCCCGCGCCGATGTCGCAGTGGAGCTTGCCAAGCTCAAAAAGATGCGCGGCGAGAAGATGGCCGCCATGGCCGCAGCTTCCCTTAGCGACATCGAAAAGGACCGGGCCCTGCTTGCGTTAGCGCGGGCCCGCGGCAAGACGGCCTTCGGCGATAATTGCGCGCCGTGCCACGGCACGGGTGCGACCGGCTCGAAGGGCTACCCGAACTTGAACGACGACGACTGGCTGTGGGGCGGCAGCCTCGAACAAATCATGCAAACGATCCGTTTCGGCGCACGCTCCGGCAACGACAATGGCCATCAGGGAGAAATGGTTGCCTTCGGGAAGGACGGCATGTTGAACCCCGAACAGATCGTCACAGTTGCCAACTACGTGCGCTCGCTCTCGGGCCTGCCGACGCGGGCGGACTATAGTGCGGCTGAGGGCGCTAAGATCTTCGCGGAAAATTGCGTGGCCTGTCACGGCGAGAATGCCAAAGGCAACCAAGAGGTCGGCGCGCCTGATCTCACTGACAAGATATGGTTGTACGGTTCGGAGGAGGCTACTCTCGTCGAGACCATCACCAACGGTCGCGCCGGCGTGATGCCTGCGTGGGATGGCCGGCTCGATCCACTCACGTTGAAGGCGATGGCGGCCTACGTGCACTCGCTTGGTGGAGGCAAATAA
- the ccoN gene encoding cytochrome-c oxidase, cbb3-type subunit I produces the protein MTHGEAGLTLFFVVIAYLCLLAAAKALDGPFAFHASLGLIASAGAAFAILNRYFDRPAALPAQEVDGWPNYNLGPVKFAATMAMFWGITGFAVGLLIASQLAWPALNFDLPWTSFGRLRPLHTSAVIFAFGGNVLIASSFYVVQKTCRTRLAGDLAPWFVVLGYNFFILIAGTGYLHGVTQSKEYAEPEWYSDLWLTIVWVTYFLVFLVTIIKRKEPHIFVANWFYLAFIVTIAVLHLGNNAALPVSVFGSKSYIVWGGVQDAMFQWWYGHNAVGFLLTAGFLAIMYYFIPKRAERPVYSYRLSIIHFWALIFLYIWAGPHHLHYTALPDWAQTLGMTFSIMLWMPSWGGMINGLMTLSGAWDKLRTDPVLRMLVVSVAFYGMSTFEGPMMSVKVVNSLNHYTDWTIGHVHSGALGWVGFISFGALYCLVPWIWNRKGLYSLRLVNWHFWIATLGIVLYISAMWVSGILQGLMWRSYTSLGFLEYSFIESVEAMHPFYIIRAAGGALFLIGSLIMAYNLWMTVRVPEADVQSSVALQAAE, from the coding sequence ATGACCCATGGCGAAGCCGGGTTAACGTTGTTTTTCGTGGTGATTGCCTATCTGTGCCTTCTTGCCGCGGCCAAAGCGTTGGATGGGCCCTTCGCCTTCCACGCATCGCTTGGTCTTATCGCAAGCGCCGGCGCCGCATTCGCTATCCTCAACCGCTACTTCGATCGTCCAGCGGCGCTGCCGGCGCAGGAGGTTGATGGATGGCCCAACTACAATCTAGGCCCAGTAAAGTTTGCAGCTACAATGGCCATGTTTTGGGGAATTACGGGTTTCGCGGTCGGCCTTCTGATCGCTTCACAGCTTGCCTGGCCCGCACTCAATTTTGATCTGCCCTGGACGAGCTTTGGTCGTTTGCGGCCACTGCACACTTCGGCCGTGATCTTCGCGTTTGGCGGCAACGTGCTGATCGCTTCCTCCTTCTATGTGGTGCAGAAGACCTGCCGCACGCGACTCGCCGGCGATCTTGCACCCTGGTTCGTGGTGCTCGGCTACAATTTTTTCATTCTCATCGCCGGCACTGGTTACCTACACGGAGTTACGCAGAGCAAGGAGTATGCGGAGCCCGAGTGGTACTCGGATCTTTGGTTGACCATCGTCTGGGTAACCTATTTCCTTGTTTTTCTGGTGACGATCATCAAGCGCAAGGAGCCGCACATCTTCGTCGCCAACTGGTTCTATCTAGCTTTCATCGTCACCATCGCGGTACTGCATCTCGGCAATAATGCCGCGCTGCCGGTGTCGGTGTTCGGCTCAAAATCCTACATCGTTTGGGGCGGCGTTCAGGACGCGATGTTCCAGTGGTGGTACGGCCACAACGCGGTCGGCTTCTTGCTAACCGCCGGCTTTCTCGCGATCATGTACTACTTCATTCCGAAACGCGCTGAGCGGCCGGTCTATTCCTATCGGCTGTCGATCATTCACTTTTGGGCGCTGATCTTCCTCTACATCTGGGCCGGTCCGCACCATCTGCACTACACGGCGCTGCCGGACTGGGCGCAGACGCTCGGCATGACGTTCTCGATCATGCTGTGGATGCCCTCCTGGGGCGGCATGATCAACGGCCTGATGACGCTGTCGGGCGCCTGGGACAAGCTCCGCACCGATCCCGTGCTGCGCATGCTCGTCGTATCGGTCGCTTTCTACGGCATGTCGACCTTCGAAGGGCCGATGATGTCGGTCAAAGTGGTCAACTCGCTCAACCACTACACCGACTGGACCATCGGGCACGTCCACTCTGGCGCGTTGGGCTGGGTCGGCTTCATCTCCTTCGGCGCGCTGTATTGCCTCGTGCCCTGGATCTGGAATCGCAAGGGCCTGTACAGCCTAAGGCTCGTCAACTGGCACTTCTGGATCGCGACGCTAGGCATCGTGCTTTACATCTCAGCGATGTGGGTGTCCGGAATCCTGCAGGGGCTGATGTGGCGGTCCTACACATCGCTCGGCTTCCTCGAATATTCCTTCATCGAGAGCGTCGAAGCGATGCACCCCTTCTACATCATCCGCGCCGCTGGCGGAGCGCTCTTCCTGATCGGCTCACTGATTATGGCTTATAATCTCTGGATGACGGTGCGGGTCCCTGAGGCCGACGTGCAGTCGTCAGTCGCTCTTCAGGCGGCCGAATGA
- the tnpB gene encoding IS66 family insertion sequence element accessory protein TnpB (TnpB, as the term is used for proteins encoded by IS66 family insertion elements, is considered an accessory protein, since TnpC, encoded by a neighboring gene, is a DDE family transposase.): MIAAGADLKIYVATRPIDFRCGHDGLATKVQEMLRLDPFSGAAFVFRSKRADRIKILVWDRTGLVLVHKRLEGCKFVWPTIADGVMRMSPAMFAALFEGLDWRLVRPEEARRPQAAG; encoded by the coding sequence ATGATCGCGGCTGGTGCGGATCTGAAGATTTACGTTGCAACGCGGCCGATCGATTTCCGCTGTGGCCATGATGGGCTTGCGACGAAGGTGCAGGAGATGCTTCGTCTCGACCCGTTCAGCGGCGCGGCCTTCGTGTTCCGATCGAAACGAGCTGACCGGATCAAGATTTTGGTCTGGGATCGAACGGGCCTGGTGTTGGTGCACAAACGTCTCGAAGGTTGCAAGTTCGTTTGGCCAACGATCGCAGACGGCGTGATGCGGATGTCGCCGGCGATGTTCGCGGCCTTGTTCGAGGGGCTGGATTGGAGGTTGGTCCGTCCGGAAGAAGCACGCCGCCCGCAGGCGGCGGGATAA
- a CDS encoding cbb3-type cytochrome c oxidase subunit 3 encodes MRAIITIQNVASDLVTTFWTPIFVTIFAFIVTYALWPRNKAAFDKAARMPLRRD; translated from the coding sequence ATGAGAGCCATCATCACGATCCAGAACGTTGCATCTGATCTCGTGACAACGTTCTGGACCCCGATCTTCGTCACGATCTTCGCTTTTATCGTGACCTACGCTCTTTGGCCTCGCAACAAGGCTGCCTTTGATAAGGCAGCGCGCATGCCGCTGCGGCGGGATTGA
- the ccoO gene encoding cytochrome-c oxidase, cbb3-type subunit II yields the protein MSFWARHHVFEKNSIILIGGILAMIAIGGLVEITPLFYLKSTIEAVDGVRPYTPLELTGRNIYVREGCYLCHSQMIRPLRDEVERYGHFSLAAESMYDHPFQWGSKRTGPDLARAGAKYSDEWHVRHLTDPRSIVPQSVMPGYAFLAKTEIDTMTTADNLRTLRAVGVPYTDEQIAKAAADLKAQADPDSPEADAFAARYPKAIARNFDGNGGAPTEMDALIAYLQMLGTLVDFKLYNEKANLR from the coding sequence ATGTCTTTCTGGGCGCGACATCATGTTTTCGAGAAGAACTCGATCATCTTGATCGGTGGCATTCTCGCGATGATCGCGATCGGCGGCCTGGTCGAGATCACTCCGCTATTCTACTTGAAGAGCACGATCGAGGCGGTCGATGGGGTGCGACCCTACACGCCGCTCGAACTTACGGGACGCAACATCTACGTGCGCGAGGGCTGTTACCTCTGCCACTCTCAGATGATCCGCCCATTACGTGACGAGGTAGAGCGCTATGGTCACTTCTCGCTCGCGGCCGAGAGCATGTACGACCATCCGTTCCAGTGGGGATCGAAGCGCACCGGGCCTGACCTCGCTCGGGCCGGTGCAAAGTATTCCGACGAATGGCACGTGCGCCATCTTACTGATCCCCGCTCGATCGTCCCGCAATCAGTGATGCCGGGCTATGCATTCCTGGCTAAAACCGAAATCGATACCATGACGACTGCCGATAACCTGCGTACGCTGCGCGCTGTGGGCGTGCCCTACACCGATGAGCAGATTGCGAAAGCGGCTGCCGACCTGAAGGCTCAAGCCGACCCGGACAGCCCGGAGGCTGACGCCTTTGCCGCGCGCTATCCAAAGGCGATCGCGCGCAATTTCGATGGCAATGGGGGCGCACCGACGGAGATGGACGCGTTAATCGCTTACCTGCAGATGCTCGGCACGCTTGTAGACTTCAAGCTCTACAACGAAAAAGCCAACCTCCGTTGA
- a CDS encoding DUF938 domain-containing protein: MPDCISITSHHVFRNVRFQPSDYDQSVFETIKRNRIEDDNNNVADPVLIDLTAPATWPDSDERLYDVIFVINIFHVAPVSIATASLRLAQSS; encoded by the coding sequence GTGCCGGATTGCATATCAATTACTTCGCACCATGTTTTCCGGAACGTTCGGTTTCAGCCTTCCGATTACGATCAAAGCGTTTTCGAGACCATCAAAAGGAACCGCATCGAAGACGATAACAATAACGTTGCTGATCCCGTTCTGATCGATCTCACCGCGCCGGCGACCTGGCCGGATTCCGATGAGCGGCTCTACGACGTCATCTTCGTTATCAACATCTTCCATGTTGCCCCCGTCTCGATCGCGACGGCATCGCTGCGCTTGGCGCAAAGCTCCTGA
- a CDS encoding CBS domain-containing protein has protein sequence MHSFLEQIVADHMTSTPKVVTRDLTLRELCDLFQRDDFNTYPVEDRSQVIGVVSKLDVLSRFVFTPARIMPRHDDLMNLTAIDVMTPEFIYVGRETKLTRVLELIVNHRIRSMPVIETGQRLAGIISRSDVLRALQRCSHGA, from the coding sequence TTGCACAGCTTCCTCGAACAAATTGTTGCAGATCACATGACCAGCACGCCGAAAGTCGTCACGCGCGACCTCACTTTGCGTGAGCTTTGTGATCTCTTCCAAAGGGATGATTTCAACACCTATCCCGTTGAAGATCGCTCGCAAGTCATCGGCGTGGTTTCAAAGTTGGATGTCCTGTCGCGCTTTGTCTTCACCCCCGCTCGCATCATGCCGCGCCATGATGATCTGATGAACTTGACGGCTATAGACGTGATGACGCCGGAGTTCATTTATGTTGGAAGAGAGACGAAATTGACGAGGGTGCTTGAGCTCATAGTCAATCATCGGATCAGAAGCATGCCAGTGATCGAGACGGGTCAACGTCTTGCCGGGATCATTTCGCGCAGCGACGTGCTGCGCGCTTTGCAACGGTGCTCCCACGGCGCCTAA
- a CDS encoding DUF938 domain-containing protein — MYGPFKVDGKYTTPSNEAFDREIRAAAVPEWGLKDVRDLERETGKHGLALKRQLDLPASNLILIFGRS, encoded by the coding sequence ATCTATGGTCCCTTTAAAGTTGACGGGAAATACACCACGCCATCGAACGAGGCATTCGACAGAGAGATCCGGGCGGCCGCCGTGCCCGAATGGGGTCTCAAAGACGTGCGGGATCTTGAAAGAGAGACCGGGAAGCATGGGCTGGCGCTCAAACGGCAATTGGATTTGCCGGCCAGTAACCTCATTCTGATTTTTGGTAGATCCTGA